The following proteins are co-located in the Vanessa atalanta chromosome 11, ilVanAtal1.2, whole genome shotgun sequence genome:
- the LOC125067224 gene encoding vacuolar protein sorting-associated protein 72 homolog isoform X1, translating to MTQRERRSNAGNRMAKLLDEEEEDDFYKTTYGGFQEVEEDRDYIQEKETEDVVDSDFDIDENDDPVSDHETDVKEKRKINTKGYKDPNRKKKLEKTKKVLTKKTKEPKPKDDSEKPEKVEKSFFDTSIERKSIRQSTAVKSAETQQRIKIRSELKKKKPKKVEERVLTQEELLEEALITEKENLKSLERFEQSELERKKIRPIKKSITGPVIRYHSFSVPIITEIPPQDKNCMTPITDINLSDIIKSEEDGFFSDLLGQDDLSDSNTLTEAKIETEEPKAETSKMDVDFVGPDEEISIENVTMKDEKPTKTKECIKYHERTLISFENDIKNKAFNACFPQKKPKRRRELLCAVTKRPARYIDPITKLPYRSVDAFRIIREAYCQQLEARADRSDPRRAAAASAYVQIHIK from the exons atgacTCAAAGAGAACGCCGGTCTAATGCCGGCAATCGCATGGCAAAGTTGCTTGATGAGGAGGAAGAAGACGATTTCTATAAAACAACTTACGGAGGCTTTCAAGAAGTGGAAGAAGATCGGGATTATAT acaaGAGAAAGAAACCGAAGATGTTGTCGACTCCGATTTTGATATTGACGAAAATGACGATCCAGTCTCAGACCATGAAACAGATGTGAAGGAAAAGcgtaaaattaataccaaaggTTATAAG gATCCTAATAGAAAAAAGAAAttggaaaaaacaaaaaaagttctgacaaagaaaacaaaagaacCTAAACCGAAGGATGATTCAGAGAAACCAGAAAAAGTTGAAAAATCTTTCTTCGACACTTCTATAG AGAGGAAATCAATAAGACAGAGCACAGCCGTGAAATCAGCAGAAACTCaacaaagaattaaaataagatcagaacttaaaaagaaaaagccGAAAAAAGTGGAAGAGAGAGTATTAACACAAGAAGAACTGCTTGAAGAAGCGCTTATTACTGAAAAGGAAAATCTTAAAAGCCTCG aaaGATTTGAGCAAAGTGAATTAGAAAGGAAAAAGATCAGACCTATCAAGAAATCCATTACTGGACCAGTTATAAG ataCCATTCATTCTCTGTACCGATAATAACAGAAATACCGCCTCAGGATAAAAATTGCATGACACCAATCACCGATATCAACCTCAGTGATATCATAAAAAGTGAAgaag ATggatttttttcagatttactCGGTCAAGATGATCTAAGTGACTCCAATACACTGACTGAAGCAAAGATTGAGACAGAAGAACCAAAGGCTGAGACGAGTAAAATGGACGTGGACTTTGTCGGACCAGATGAAGAAATCAGTATTGAAAATGTCACCAT GAAGGATGAAAAGCCAACGAAGACAAAGGAATGCATTAAATACCACGAAAGAACGTTAATATCTTTTGAAAATGATATAAAGAATAAGGCCTTCAACGCTTGTTTCCCACAAAAGAAACCGAAGAGAAGACGCGAATTACTGTGCGCTGTAACTAA GCGGCCGGCGCGCTACATCGACCCGATAACGAAGCTGCCGTACCGCAGCGTGGACGCGTTCCGCATCATCCGCGAGGCGTACTGCCAGCAGCTCGAGGCGCGCGCCGACCGCAGCGacccgcgccgcgccgccgccgcctccGCCTACGTGCAGATACACATCAAGTAG
- the LOC125067224 gene encoding vacuolar protein sorting-associated protein 72 homolog isoform X2 — MTQRERRSNAGNRMAKLLDEEEEDDFYKTTYGGFQEVEEDRDYIQEKETEDVVDSDFDIDENDDPVSDHETDVKEKRKINTKGYKDPNRKKKLEKTKKVLTKKTKEPKPKDDSEKPEKVEKSFFDTSIERKSIRQSTAVKSAETQQRIKIRSELKKKKPKKVEERVLTQEELLEEALITEKENLKSLERFEQSELERKKIRPIKKSITGPVIRYHSFSVPIITEIPPQDKNCMTPITDINLSDIIKSEEDLLGQDDLSDSNTLTEAKIETEEPKAETSKMDVDFVGPDEEISIENVTMKDEKPTKTKECIKYHERTLISFENDIKNKAFNACFPQKKPKRRRELLCAVTKRPARYIDPITKLPYRSVDAFRIIREAYCQQLEARADRSDPRRAAAASAYVQIHIK, encoded by the exons atgacTCAAAGAGAACGCCGGTCTAATGCCGGCAATCGCATGGCAAAGTTGCTTGATGAGGAGGAAGAAGACGATTTCTATAAAACAACTTACGGAGGCTTTCAAGAAGTGGAAGAAGATCGGGATTATAT acaaGAGAAAGAAACCGAAGATGTTGTCGACTCCGATTTTGATATTGACGAAAATGACGATCCAGTCTCAGACCATGAAACAGATGTGAAGGAAAAGcgtaaaattaataccaaaggTTATAAG gATCCTAATAGAAAAAAGAAAttggaaaaaacaaaaaaagttctgacaaagaaaacaaaagaacCTAAACCGAAGGATGATTCAGAGAAACCAGAAAAAGTTGAAAAATCTTTCTTCGACACTTCTATAG AGAGGAAATCAATAAGACAGAGCACAGCCGTGAAATCAGCAGAAACTCaacaaagaattaaaataagatcagaacttaaaaagaaaaagccGAAAAAAGTGGAAGAGAGAGTATTAACACAAGAAGAACTGCTTGAAGAAGCGCTTATTACTGAAAAGGAAAATCTTAAAAGCCTCG aaaGATTTGAGCAAAGTGAATTAGAAAGGAAAAAGATCAGACCTATCAAGAAATCCATTACTGGACCAGTTATAAG ataCCATTCATTCTCTGTACCGATAATAACAGAAATACCGCCTCAGGATAAAAATTGCATGACACCAATCACCGATATCAACCTCAGTGATATCATAAAAAGTGAAgaag atttactCGGTCAAGATGATCTAAGTGACTCCAATACACTGACTGAAGCAAAGATTGAGACAGAAGAACCAAAGGCTGAGACGAGTAAAATGGACGTGGACTTTGTCGGACCAGATGAAGAAATCAGTATTGAAAATGTCACCAT GAAGGATGAAAAGCCAACGAAGACAAAGGAATGCATTAAATACCACGAAAGAACGTTAATATCTTTTGAAAATGATATAAAGAATAAGGCCTTCAACGCTTGTTTCCCACAAAAGAAACCGAAGAGAAGACGCGAATTACTGTGCGCTGTAACTAA GCGGCCGGCGCGCTACATCGACCCGATAACGAAGCTGCCGTACCGCAGCGTGGACGCGTTCCGCATCATCCGCGAGGCGTACTGCCAGCAGCTCGAGGCGCGCGCCGACCGCAGCGacccgcgccgcgccgccgccgcctccGCCTACGTGCAGATACACATCAAGTAG